One genomic window of Deinococcus peraridilitoris DSM 19664 includes the following:
- a CDS encoding type II toxin-antitoxin system VapC family toxin, whose product MKVLDASALLAYIFGEPGAEQVEAELSKGTTIHAVNLAEVLSRLAERGSAPEDSLQTFTDAGIMKLLKVDIGTVEDALSAARLRPITRRQGLSLGDRYCLALAQRLKVPVMTADRAWNDLSVGVTVELVR is encoded by the coding sequence GTGAAGGTCCTTGACGCTTCTGCTCTGCTGGCGTACATCTTCGGAGAACCCGGCGCTGAACAGGTCGAAGCAGAACTGTCAAAAGGCACCACCATTCACGCGGTGAACCTCGCTGAAGTGCTCTCCCGGCTGGCCGAACGTGGCAGCGCTCCCGAGGATTCCCTGCAGACCTTCACCGACGCCGGCATCATGAAGCTGCTCAAAGTGGACATCGGCACGGTCGAGGACGCCCTGAGTGCCGCCCGCCTCCGGCCCATCACGCGCCGCCAGGGACTTTCCCTTGGCGACCGGTACTGTCTGGCCCTCGCCCAACGCCTCAAAGTACCGGTGATGACGGCAGACCGAGCCTGGAATGACCTCAGCGTCGGGGTCACCGTGGAACTGGTACGCTGA
- a CDS encoding AbrB/MazE/SpoVT family DNA-binding domain-containing protein encodes MVRSQFAVSVREHGRLNLPKELREALGVKEGENLIFRVKEDGSAEVVTPQTLARRGRGLFTYLKQVESETDDFIAQRRKEAEQ; translated from the coding sequence ATGGTACGCAGTCAATTCGCGGTCTCGGTTCGAGAACACGGACGTTTGAACTTACCCAAGGAATTACGGGAAGCCTTAGGCGTAAAAGAAGGCGAGAATTTGATCTTCCGCGTAAAGGAGGATGGCAGCGCTGAAGTGGTCACACCTCAAACGCTCGCACGGCGAGGCCGAGGACTATTCACTTACCTCAAGCAGGTCGAGAGTGAAACTGATGACTTCATTGCCCAACGCCGTAAAGAGGCTGAACAGTGA
- a CDS encoding tyrosine-type recombinase/integrase encodes MPSFELDIIRHGPVDRAHAFTALHDDEQRRFAVTAARDKDLAGLWTVVEAYLIQRGRSASQASPHTLRNYRLGVRVFLEHARTQAWNLLKPDRHAPQRWVNLLATSHDDGQILKPATVRLYVQGARALYRALNWAGATEADPFKEVRLPKDPADALTNRPPYRDAQLRQLLDRATPPGHLEVLLLLCAHAGLRIDEAVNVQWSDVRLGERRLIVRSGKGGKTRRVPLSDRLYQSLSRHQRETQTLKPAALQGTLFPYRTRPGALYHLRKFVNGTSELTGLTWQDFRGFHALRKLAGTKLYRRRKDLGAVAAFLGHADISTTRRYAEITPDDYEADLADW; translated from the coding sequence TTGCCCAGTTTCGAGCTTGACATCATCCGCCATGGCCCCGTCGACCGAGCTCACGCCTTCACCGCACTGCACGACGACGAACAACGCCGCTTCGCCGTCACGGCCGCCCGTGACAAAGACCTCGCCGGCCTCTGGACCGTCGTGGAGGCTTACCTGATCCAGCGCGGTCGCAGCGCAAGTCAGGCCAGCCCACACACCCTGCGCAACTACCGGCTGGGAGTGCGCGTGTTCCTCGAGCACGCCCGGACGCAGGCCTGGAACCTGCTCAAGCCGGATCGGCACGCCCCGCAACGCTGGGTCAACCTCCTCGCCACCTCGCACGACGACGGCCAGATCCTCAAACCCGCCACCGTGCGGCTCTACGTGCAAGGCGCGCGCGCGCTGTACCGCGCACTCAACTGGGCCGGCGCGACCGAAGCGGATCCGTTTAAGGAAGTGCGTCTTCCGAAAGACCCGGCGGACGCCCTCACCAACCGCCCACCCTACCGTGACGCGCAACTTCGCCAGCTGCTCGACCGCGCCACGCCGCCCGGCCACCTGGAAGTGCTGCTGCTGCTGTGCGCGCACGCGGGTCTGCGCATCGATGAAGCGGTCAACGTGCAGTGGAGTGACGTACGGCTGGGTGAACGTCGCCTGATCGTGCGGTCCGGCAAGGGCGGCAAGACCCGCCGCGTGCCCCTCAGCGACCGGCTGTATCAGAGCCTCAGCCGCCACCAACGTGAAACCCAGACCCTTAAACCTGCCGCGCTGCAAGGCACTCTGTTTCCGTATCGCACGCGGCCGGGCGCCCTCTATCACCTGCGCAAGTTCGTGAACGGCACCAGCGAACTGACCGGACTCACTTGGCAGGACTTTCGGGGCTTTCACGCACTGCGCAAACTCGCGGGCACCAAGCTGTACCGCCGCCGCAAGGACCTTGGGGCAGTCGCGGCTTTTCTGGGGCACGCGGACATCAGCACCACCCGCCGGTACGCGGAGATCACCCCGGATGATTACGAAGCCGACCTCGCCGACTGGTGA
- a CDS encoding IS1/IS1595 family N-terminal zinc-binding domain-containing protein, protein MPFPTCPQCGSSTVRKAGLNRVGRQVYRCTTCQRQFSNAHEHRYVDADTRRLIDKLRRSDLPPAQIARLAQVSEAWLEWYYRTNRP, encoded by the coding sequence ATGCCGTTCCCCACGTGCCCGCAGTGCGGCTCAAGCACGGTTCGCAAGGCCGGTCTGAACCGGGTTGGCCGGCAGGTATACCGGTGCACGACCTGTCAGCGGCAGTTCAGCAATGCTCACGAGCATCGGTACGTCGATGCGGACACCCGCCGACTGATTGATAAGTTACGTCGAAGCGACCTGCCTCCCGCACAGATTGCCCGCTTGGCGCAGGTCAGTGAGGCCTGGCTCGAGTGGTACTACCGGACCAACCGGCCGTAA
- a CDS encoding putative bifunctional diguanylate cyclase/phosphodiesterase has product MFALLVAAGHFLWALFAPRGQLAEVHFGNSMYVLAFVPGAILAWRTCRSLDGRARRTWQVFALMLSVWVAAQAASGWIEWTLQRNVSPTFSDAAFLFFLPFVCFGFARYRTHSRTTGSRLGFTLDTMMVTTAAATAYWHFFTAEALHDASRSWTALVAAIAFPAADLVTFALLFSTLLWYPRNIASREFVLVSAALAAYVAADVSYQYLLLTHGVTWSHPTNALWSLSGALFAFAAVAAQQRNRTQRGWHDIWQERAKDTLSILPHLGLLAVIAVLVSGPGDDGMLRRIGVTIGVILVALLALLRTTFAQMQERHLQRLLVQQARHDALTGALNRDALTQHARDAAIEARTRATPLALLAVNLDHFKLINHSLGQAAGDVALRETAKRLKGCVHSDDIVGRVAGDEFTVLLRGAGPDEARRVAATVVEALARPFELGGGAVVMSASVGIAMLDLRAADGAGMLFYQADLAMREVKQHGRNAWRAYEERLEAGAHRRLQLETHLAGALERGEFSVHYQPIVDLVSGRTRSLEALLRWSSPELGTVSPAEFVPVLEQRSLIVKVGAWVLREALRRVGEWHAAGHDVTVSVNVSSLQFQHGDFVELVRCALRDTGVSGSALVLELTESALIADADEGNATLCALRTLGARVSLDDFGTGYSSLSYLHRLSVDKLKIDKSFVQILPGDCAFMEVIMRLTSHLRLECVAEGVESEAQRETLLQLGCPFGQGFLFSRPLPADMILAFLDDIRIPPRGN; this is encoded by the coding sequence ATGTTTGCCTTGCTGGTTGCCGCGGGGCATTTCTTGTGGGCACTTTTCGCTCCCCGAGGACAGCTCGCCGAAGTGCACTTCGGAAACTCCATGTACGTGCTCGCGTTCGTGCCCGGCGCAATCCTGGCCTGGCGGACCTGCCGTTCGCTCGACGGCCGGGCCCGCCGTACCTGGCAGGTGTTTGCACTCATGCTGAGCGTGTGGGTCGCGGCGCAGGCAGCGAGTGGCTGGATCGAATGGACGCTGCAGCGCAACGTCAGCCCGACCTTCTCAGACGCCGCGTTTCTGTTCTTCCTGCCCTTTGTGTGCTTCGGTTTTGCCCGTTACCGCACTCATTCGCGCACCACCGGCAGCCGTCTGGGCTTCACCCTCGACACCATGATGGTCACCACGGCGGCAGCCACCGCCTACTGGCACTTCTTCACAGCCGAGGCGTTGCATGACGCCTCGCGGTCATGGACGGCACTCGTTGCCGCCATCGCTTTTCCGGCCGCAGACCTGGTGACCTTTGCGCTGCTCTTCAGCACGCTGCTGTGGTATCCGCGCAACATCGCTTCGCGCGAGTTTGTGCTGGTGTCCGCCGCGCTCGCCGCCTACGTCGCCGCCGACGTCTCTTACCAGTATCTGCTCCTCACGCACGGGGTCACGTGGTCGCATCCCACCAACGCCCTGTGGTCCCTGAGTGGCGCCTTGTTCGCGTTCGCAGCCGTCGCCGCGCAGCAGCGAAACCGAACTCAGCGGGGCTGGCACGATATCTGGCAGGAGCGCGCGAAGGACACCCTGTCGATCCTGCCCCATCTCGGTCTGCTTGCCGTCATCGCCGTACTCGTGAGCGGTCCCGGCGATGACGGCATGCTTCGCCGAATCGGCGTGACGATCGGTGTGATCCTCGTTGCCTTGCTGGCACTGCTTCGCACGACCTTCGCTCAGATGCAGGAACGCCACTTACAGCGCCTGCTCGTCCAGCAGGCGCGACATGACGCGCTGACGGGCGCTCTGAATCGCGACGCGCTGACCCAGCACGCCCGTGACGCGGCAATCGAAGCGCGCACACGCGCGACACCCCTGGCCCTGCTGGCGGTGAATCTTGATCACTTCAAGCTGATCAATCACAGTCTCGGGCAGGCGGCCGGTGACGTGGCCTTGAGGGAAACCGCCAAGCGTCTGAAGGGGTGCGTGCATTCTGACGACATTGTCGGACGGGTCGCTGGAGACGAGTTCACAGTGCTGTTGCGCGGCGCAGGACCCGACGAAGCCAGGCGGGTGGCTGCGACCGTGGTGGAAGCGCTCGCGCGTCCGTTTGAGCTCGGTGGCGGGGCTGTGGTCATGAGCGCAAGTGTCGGCATCGCGATGCTCGATTTGCGCGCTGCAGACGGAGCAGGGATGCTGTTCTACCAGGCTGATCTGGCCATGCGGGAAGTCAAACAGCACGGCCGCAACGCCTGGCGCGCTTATGAGGAGCGCTTGGAAGCAGGCGCGCACCGGCGACTGCAGCTCGAAACGCATCTCGCAGGAGCGCTCGAACGCGGTGAATTCAGCGTGCATTACCAGCCGATTGTCGACCTCGTGAGTGGACGCACGCGTTCTCTGGAGGCATTGCTTCGCTGGTCTTCGCCCGAACTGGGGACCGTGTCACCGGCGGAGTTCGTTCCGGTCCTCGAGCAGCGCAGTTTGATCGTCAAGGTGGGCGCATGGGTTCTGCGTGAAGCGCTCCGGCGTGTGGGTGAGTGGCATGCGGCTGGACATGATGTCACGGTGAGTGTGAATGTCTCCTCGCTGCAGTTTCAGCATGGCGATTTCGTAGAGCTTGTCCGCTGTGCACTTCGTGATACGGGCGTTTCGGGCTCAGCGCTGGTGCTGGAGTTGACCGAGAGTGCCCTGATCGCCGACGCAGACGAAGGAAACGCCACCTTATGCGCGCTGAGGACCCTTGGCGCTCGGGTGTCGCTCGATGATTTTGGGACCGGGTACTCCAGCCTGAGCTACCTTCACCGGCTCAGCGTCGACAAACTGAAGATCGACAAGTCCTTCGTGCAGATCTTGCCCGGCGATTGCGCGTTCATGGAGGTGATCATGCGCCTCACCAGCCACCTGCGGCTGGAGTGCGTTGCTGAAGGCGTCGAGTCCGAAGCGCAACGTGAAACGCTCCTGCAGCTCGGCTGTCCGTTCGGACAAGGATTTTTGTTCTCACGGCCTCTTCCTGCCGACATGATCCTGGCGTTTCTCGACGACATCCGGATTCCTCCGCGAGGAAACTGA
- a CDS encoding heavy metal translocating P-type ATPase, which produces MSRAATASHTEPATLEYFVEGMDCPTCVRKIEGALQRTPGATSARTNLTTQTLKVTLDETRTPRSTLEKTLRDLGHTPKPLLGDDGERHEHEATPWYATRQGRLVLTTGALLALAFLFSQIEPRLAPWGYAAATLLGTWPLAKKAVAGARAGDPFSINTLVTLAALGALLIGEAAEGAVVVFFFAVGDLLEGVAVGKARSGIKALAKLTPKTARVLKKNKVFELPVDALQIGTLVQVQPGDRVPADGVITEGTSHLDDSPVTGESVPVSKTVGETVYAGSINTDGVLTVRVERETRDNTIARIIHLVEQAEAGKAPVARFIDRFSRVYTPLVVLIATLTAVIPMLLMGEYLPDALYRGITLLLIGCPCALVLSVPAAITSGLSAGARHGLLIKGGAALESIGSVNTVAFDKTGTLTEGRPRVTDITPLFGNEQEVLRLAASIEAGSNHPLAKAIMGAAAGLDVPMATHARALPGKAVTATIDGHPYAVSSPRHAHDTVGLTPEVQTRLQALEEQGKTVVVLTNSDGPLGLIALRDEPRADARAAVTNLKALGVHPVMLTGDNARTGRAIARDLGVDVHAELLPEDKLRLVEQFRQQGKVAMIGDGINDAPALAASDVGIAMGGGTDVALETADAALLHHRVQGVTDMVRLSRATMTNIKQNVAFAVGLKLVFLFTTLLGITGLWPAILSDTGATALVTANALRLLRFRGGPQ; this is translated from the coding sequence ATGAGCCGAGCCGCGACTGCTTCCCACACCGAGCCTGCCACGCTCGAATACTTCGTGGAAGGTATGGACTGCCCTACCTGCGTTCGCAAAATTGAAGGGGCGCTGCAACGCACCCCCGGCGCCACAAGCGCCCGCACCAACCTCACCACCCAGACCCTCAAGGTCACCCTCGACGAAACACGGACACCCCGCTCAACCCTCGAAAAGACCCTGCGCGACCTCGGCCACACCCCCAAACCCCTGCTTGGCGATGACGGTGAACGACACGAACATGAAGCCACCCCCTGGTACGCTACCCGCCAGGGCCGACTCGTCCTGACCACCGGTGCCCTGCTCGCCCTCGCATTCCTGTTCAGCCAAATCGAACCTCGCCTTGCTCCCTGGGGTTACGCCGCCGCCACCCTGCTCGGCACCTGGCCCCTCGCGAAGAAAGCGGTCGCGGGCGCCCGCGCCGGTGATCCCTTCAGCATCAACACCCTCGTCACCCTCGCTGCCCTGGGCGCACTGCTGATCGGTGAAGCCGCAGAAGGAGCGGTGGTCGTGTTCTTCTTCGCGGTCGGTGACCTGCTCGAAGGCGTCGCGGTCGGCAAAGCCCGCAGTGGCATCAAGGCCCTCGCCAAACTCACGCCCAAGACGGCCCGCGTCCTCAAGAAAAACAAGGTCTTCGAGCTGCCCGTCGACGCCCTCCAGATTGGAACGCTCGTTCAGGTGCAGCCGGGCGACCGCGTGCCCGCTGACGGCGTCATCACCGAAGGCACCAGCCACCTCGACGATTCTCCCGTGACAGGGGAAAGCGTTCCCGTCAGCAAGACCGTCGGTGAGACCGTGTACGCGGGCAGCATCAACACGGACGGCGTGCTCACTGTCCGGGTGGAGCGTGAAACGCGGGACAACACCATCGCCCGCATCATCCACCTGGTCGAGCAGGCTGAAGCCGGAAAAGCGCCCGTGGCGCGCTTTATCGACCGCTTTTCACGCGTGTACACACCGCTCGTGGTGTTGATCGCGACCCTCACCGCCGTGATCCCCATGCTGCTGATGGGTGAATACCTCCCTGACGCGCTGTACCGCGGTATCACCCTCCTGCTGATCGGGTGCCCTTGCGCCCTGGTGCTGAGTGTGCCCGCAGCGATCACCAGCGGCCTCAGCGCCGGTGCCCGGCACGGCCTGCTCATCAAGGGAGGCGCCGCCCTGGAAAGTATCGGCAGCGTGAACACCGTCGCGTTCGACAAGACCGGCACGCTGACTGAAGGGCGCCCGCGCGTGACGGACATCACGCCGTTGTTCGGCAACGAGCAGGAGGTGCTGCGCCTCGCTGCCAGCATCGAAGCGGGCTCGAACCACCCGCTGGCAAAGGCGATCATGGGGGCCGCAGCTGGCCTCGACGTGCCCATGGCCACGCACGCGCGTGCGCTTCCCGGGAAAGCGGTCACTGCCACCATCGACGGACACCCGTATGCCGTGAGCTCACCCCGCCACGCGCATGACACCGTCGGCCTCACCCCCGAAGTGCAGACCCGCCTTCAGGCGCTCGAGGAGCAGGGCAAGACCGTCGTGGTGCTGACGAACAGCGACGGACCTCTGGGATTGATCGCCCTGCGTGACGAACCGCGCGCCGACGCCAGGGCCGCAGTCACAAACCTCAAGGCGCTGGGCGTGCATCCCGTGATGCTGACCGGCGATAATGCCCGCACAGGCCGGGCCATCGCCCGTGACCTTGGTGTGGACGTGCACGCAGAGCTGCTCCCCGAAGACAAGCTCCGGCTTGTCGAGCAGTTCCGGCAACAAGGAAAGGTCGCCATGATCGGGGACGGGATCAACGACGCACCTGCACTGGCTGCCTCGGACGTCGGCATCGCGATGGGGGGAGGCACCGACGTCGCCCTCGAAACCGCAGACGCGGCGCTGCTGCATCACCGCGTGCAAGGCGTCACGGACATGGTGCGCCTTTCCCGTGCCACCATGACCAACATCAAGCAGAACGTCGCGTTCGCCGTCGGGCTCAAGCTGGTGTTCCTCTTCACGACCCTGCTCGGCATCACCGGATTGTGGCCCGCCATTCTCAGTGACACGGGCGCCACCGCCCTGGTCACCGCGAACGCACTGCGCCTGCTGCGCTTCCGTGGTGGACCCCAATGA
- a CDS encoding ArsR/SmtB family transcription factor, with translation MTTPFTAHPAGETICETACTHPEAVARARQALPDDACVEDASALLKVVADPTRLRMLSVLAAEELCVHDLSLVVSISESATSHQLRLLRAHRLVASRKVGRTVYYRLADHHVTLLIGNALQHAQEH, from the coding sequence ATGACGACGCCTTTCACAGCACACCCTGCCGGCGAGACGATCTGCGAGACGGCCTGCACACACCCTGAAGCCGTCGCGCGCGCCCGCCAGGCTCTCCCGGACGACGCGTGTGTCGAGGACGCCAGCGCCTTGCTGAAAGTCGTGGCGGACCCTACCAGACTGCGAATGCTTTCCGTTCTTGCAGCGGAAGAATTGTGCGTGCACGACCTGTCGCTCGTCGTGAGCATCAGCGAGTCCGCCACGAGCCATCAGCTGCGGCTGCTGCGCGCTCACCGGCTCGTGGCTTCCCGGAAGGTGGGCCGAACCGTGTACTACCGGCTGGCAGACCATCACGTGACGCTGCTGATCGGAAATGCCCTGCAGCACGCTCAGGAACATTGA
- a CDS encoding transposase, whose amino-acid sequence MAPLWGVNPKELRSRRLYSDILACFTRKQHLDSFQVFLDLLLEAKGRPLPVQATVKSPAALSRFLNHYGWSTRLLVRAMRQHAHQTLLDFWQHAPHQHPRLELLIDLTSLEKTGKFEELDDWMHVYNSVQGVHLVVLYLCCGPLRLPWTFQVWRGKDTPSPAMLALKLLRTVPKQLLNSGRQARVHADGGFDSADFIHGVLDQGLDLIVGVRKNRRLADGCKVENLTVRGSMVQLQGLRQPVCISWVWLYRNDESEQRFVMQGRKMGGVHLARVGKRRWKIEGFFKTIKGRFGLSRFAQHSKRAGVLMGVRSAQETGGAALVVPVRTRFSTVPPSGPRLATQAVGKLARLGKAGSATAGDACL is encoded by the coding sequence TTGGCCCCATTGTGGGGTGTGAATCCAAAAGAGCTGCGTTCCAGACGACTCTATTCTGACATCCTTGCTTGCTTCACCCGCAAGCAGCACCTCGACTCCTTCCAGGTCTTCCTCGACCTCCTGCTCGAAGCCAAAGGCAGGCCGCTCCCTGTACAAGCCACCGTCAAGTCGCCCGCCGCCCTGAGCCGCTTCCTCAATCACTACGGCTGGTCCACCCGCTTGCTGGTTCGAGCGATGAGGCAGCACGCACACCAAACCCTGCTCGACTTCTGGCAGCACGCCCCACATCAACACCCAAGGTTGGAACTGCTGATCGACCTGACCAGCCTCGAAAAGACCGGCAAGTTCGAGGAGCTCGACGACTGGATGCACGTGTATAACAGCGTCCAAGGGGTACATCTGGTCGTGCTCTACCTGTGCTGCGGGCCACTCCGGCTGCCCTGGACCTTTCAGGTGTGGCGTGGCAAAGACACTCCTTCACCCGCCATGTTGGCGCTGAAACTGCTGCGTACCGTTCCCAAACAGTTGTTGAATTCAGGACGGCAGGCCCGTGTTCATGCTGACGGTGGGTTCGACAGCGCCGACTTCATCCACGGCGTCCTCGACCAGGGGCTTGATCTGATCGTGGGTGTGCGCAAAAACCGCAGGCTCGCAGATGGATGCAAAGTGGAAAACCTGACCGTGCGGGGCAGCATGGTGCAACTCCAAGGACTCCGGCAGCCAGTGTGCATTTCCTGGGTGTGGCTGTACCGGAATGACGAAAGCGAGCAGCGCTTCGTGATGCAGGGCCGCAAAATGGGTGGCGTTCACCTCGCTCGGGTCGGCAAGCGGAGGTGGAAAATCGAGGGTTTTTTCAAAACGATCAAGGGGAGGTTCGGGCTCTCTCGCTTTGCCCAGCACAGCAAGCGGGCAGGCGTCCTCATGGGCGTCCGTTCTGCCCAAGAAACAGGGGGTGCTGCGCTGGTGGTGCCTGTCCGGACTCGCTTTTCTACTGTGCCACCTTCAGGACCTCGACTTGCCACCCAAGCAGTCGGGAAGCTGGCCCGACTGGGGAAAGCTGGCTCAGCAACTGCGGGTGATGCTTGTCTTTGA
- a CDS encoding tyrosine-type recombinase/integrase encodes MARNEGRRSNDTGSVFYREARNQWVARVPLSRHHPSGKRHLERAFASQKEAERYLRQAMVERDKGTLTIAWRKTLGEYLDGWLLAKEQNDKRPSTLLDYRGTFKNHVKPYLGPVRLEKLATDDIRLLHRKLREAGRSESSIRRAHNHLKTALQDAVREEILARNVAALVRAPKVPRTLQQSWTLTEVQTFWQHVQDHPLKALWITAILTGLRRGELAGLRWQDLDFEQRELHVRVTITEIAGKLQFGPPKSRNAVRVVPLPNDLLPILQEHRERWAPVTALTPAPWREEDFVFLSWSDGWPLRPSTMNRTHTRLCREAGVKKIRVHDLRRTYVSILGAKKGLSLRAIAEFVGHADPAFTARVYQDALPQERKRAAISLKELLEDGTL; translated from the coding sequence ATGGCGCGTAACGAGGGCCGGCGCAGCAACGACACCGGCAGCGTGTTTTACCGTGAAGCCCGCAACCAGTGGGTGGCGCGCGTGCCCCTCTCGCGTCACCATCCCAGCGGCAAACGTCACCTGGAGCGCGCCTTCGCGTCCCAGAAAGAAGCCGAGCGGTACCTGCGCCAGGCGATGGTCGAGCGGGACAAAGGAACCCTCACCATCGCCTGGCGCAAAACGCTGGGGGAGTATCTCGATGGCTGGCTGCTCGCCAAAGAACAGAACGACAAACGCCCTTCCACCCTGCTCGATTACCGCGGCACCTTCAAGAATCACGTCAAGCCGTACCTCGGTCCGGTCCGGCTGGAGAAACTCGCGACCGACGACATCCGGCTGTTGCACCGCAAGCTCCGCGAGGCGGGCAGGTCGGAATCCAGCATCCGCCGGGCCCACAATCACCTCAAGACCGCCTTGCAGGACGCGGTGCGCGAAGAAATCCTCGCCCGCAATGTCGCCGCGCTGGTTCGCGCGCCCAAGGTGCCCCGCACCCTCCAGCAGTCCTGGACGCTCACCGAAGTGCAGACCTTCTGGCAGCACGTCCAGGACCATCCACTCAAGGCGCTGTGGATCACCGCGATCCTGACCGGCCTGCGGCGCGGAGAACTGGCGGGCTTGCGCTGGCAGGACCTCGATTTCGAGCAGCGTGAGCTGCACGTCCGGGTGACCATCACCGAAATTGCCGGCAAGCTGCAGTTCGGCCCGCCGAAGTCGCGCAACGCCGTGCGGGTGGTGCCGCTGCCCAATGATCTGCTGCCGATCCTGCAGGAGCACCGTGAGCGCTGGGCGCCCGTCACGGCCTTGACTCCCGCACCCTGGCGGGAAGAGGACTTCGTATTTCTGTCGTGGAGTGACGGCTGGCCGTTGCGGCCCAGCACCATGAACCGCACCCACACCCGCCTGTGCCGCGAAGCGGGCGTGAAGAAGATCCGGGTGCATGACCTGCGCCGCACCTACGTCAGCATCCTGGGCGCCAAAAAAGGCCTGTCGCTGCGGGCGATCGCGGAGTTTGTCGGGCATGCCGATCCGGCCTTCACCGCGCGGGTGTATCAGGACGCGCTGCCTCAGGAACGCAAGCGCGCGGCGATCAGCTTGAAGGAGTTGCTGGAGGACGGGACGCTATAG
- a CDS encoding Ig-like domain-containing protein, producing MTYRAAPVQFQVVNGQTTNATLSFAAIDGKIHLTLEAGSVTPSVSITGPDGFAHTLTAGGFSSLPYLKPGQYTISAAAATDGTYQYAASVTPASLDLQAGQVGVVNVAYQAVTGTLSVSLMGTPEGRSFTLNGPDGFSASVQHGSALKDLKGGVYTLEGASFTDGGWTYTPDTSTVTVVSGQPASLSVTFTRQDVQAPQHVTLQAPAKVSAAGDATFTVSASDNDRVATFKLYEGTTLLGTQSAQDGAASFTVSYASADQGTHIYHVVAVDAAGNEAGSAESTVLVDFNGDPVVVGTIADQTVLRNQTIQVELAGAFSDPNGDALTYSVTPASFQGATLSVSGSILSITKANNNSSGEVTVTVTATDPSGKSASTTCQLTVIR from the coding sequence ATGACCTACCGCGCCGCGCCCGTGCAGTTTCAGGTCGTCAACGGGCAAACCACGAACGCCACCCTGTCCTTCGCCGCCATCGACGGCAAGATCCACCTCACGCTCGAGGCAGGCAGCGTGACGCCCAGCGTCAGCATCACTGGCCCCGACGGCTTTGCTCACACCCTCACGGCGGGCGGCTTCAGCTCCTTGCCGTACCTCAAGCCGGGCCAGTACACCATCAGCGCCGCGGCGGCGACCGACGGGACTTACCAGTACGCCGCGAGCGTCACGCCCGCCAGCCTGGACCTGCAGGCCGGCCAGGTGGGCGTCGTGAACGTCGCGTACCAGGCGGTCACCGGCACGCTCAGCGTCAGCCTGATGGGCACTCCCGAAGGCCGCAGTTTCACTCTCAATGGCCCGGACGGGTTCAGCGCCAGCGTTCAGCACGGCAGCGCGCTCAAGGACCTCAAGGGCGGCGTCTACACCCTCGAGGGAGCGAGCTTCACCGACGGCGGCTGGACGTACACGCCGGACACCAGCACCGTGACCGTCGTGAGCGGCCAGCCCGCCTCGCTGAGCGTCACCTTCACCCGCCAGGACGTGCAGGCGCCACAGCACGTCACGCTGCAGGCCCCCGCGAAGGTCAGCGCTGCTGGAGACGCGACCTTCACCGTGAGCGCCAGCGACAACGACCGCGTGGCGACCTTCAAGCTGTACGAAGGAACGACGCTGCTCGGCACCCAAAGTGCACAGGACGGCGCCGCCTCGTTCACGGTGAGCTATGCCTCGGCGGACCAGGGCACGCACATCTACCACGTGGTCGCGGTCGACGCGGCCGGCAACGAAGCTGGCAGTGCCGAGAGCACCGTGCTGGTCGACTTCAACGGCGACCCAGTCGTGGTGGGAACCATCGCGGACCAGACGGTGCTGCGCAACCAGACCATCCAGGTCGAGCTCGCGGGCGCCTTCAGCGACCCCAACGGCGACGCCCTGACCTACTCGGTCACCCCGGCTTCCTTCCAGGGCGCCACGCTGAGCGTCAGCGGCAGCATCCTCAGCATCACCAAAGCCAACAACAACAGCTCAGGTGAAGTGACGGTCACGGTCACCGCGACCGACCCCAGCGGCAAGTCGGCTTCCACAACCTGCCAGCTGACGGTTATTCGGTAA